A stretch of Corvus hawaiiensis isolate bCorHaw1 chromosome 8, bCorHaw1.pri.cur, whole genome shotgun sequence DNA encodes these proteins:
- the GOT1 gene encoding aspartate aminotransferase, cytoplasmic: MAASIFAAVPRAPPVAVFKLTADFREDGDSRKVNLGVGAYRTDEGQPWVLPVVKKVEQMIANDNSLNHEYLPILGLPEFRANASRIALGDDSPAIKENRVGSVQSLGGTGALRIGAEFLRRWYNGNNNTATPVYVSAPSWENHNSVFMDAGFKDIRTYHYWDAAKRGLDLQGLLNDMEHAPEFSIFILHACAHNPTGTDPTPEQWKQIAAVMKRRSLFPFFDSAYQGFASGSLDKDAWAVRYFVSEGFELFCAQSFSKNFGLYNERVGNLTVVGKDADNVQRVLSQMEKIVRTTWSNPPSQGARIVATTLSSPQLFDEWKGNVKTMADRVLLMRSELRSRLEALGTPGTWNHITEQIGMFSFTGLNPKQVEYMVKEKHIYLMASGRINMCGLTTKNLDYVAKSIHEAVTKIQ; this comes from the exons ATGGCCGCCTCCATCTTCGCCGCcgtcccccgcgccccgcctgTCGCCGTCTTCAAGCTCACGGCGGATTTCCGGGAGGACGGGGACTCGCGGAAGGTCAACCTCGGCGTGGGCG CCTACCGCACGGACGAGGGGCAGCCATGGGTCCTGCCGGTGGTGAAGAAGGTGGAGCAGATGATCGCCAACGACAACAGCCTGAACCACGAGTACCTGCCCATCCTGGGCCTGCCCGAGTTCCGGGCCAACGCCTCCCGGATCGCCCTGGGTGATGACAGCCCTGCCATCAAGGAGAACCGG GTCGGAAGTGTTCAGTCCCTGGGTGGGACGGGCGCTCTGCGGATCGGCGCAGAGTTCCTGAGGCGCTGGTACAATGGAAACAACAACACGGCCACCCCAGTCTACGTCTCTGCTCCGTCCTGGG AGAACCACAATTCTGTATTTATGGATGCTGGCTTCAAAGATATTAGAACATACCACTACTGGGATGCTGCCAAGAGGGGTCTGGATCTCCAGGGGCTGCTGAATGACATGGAG CACGCCCCGGAGTTCTCCATTTTCATCCTCCATGCCTGTGCGCACAACCCAACAGGCACAGACCCTACTCCTGAGCAGTGGAAGCAGATTGCTGCTGTCATGAAG CGCCGGAGCCTGTTTCCATTCTTCGACTCGGCGTACCAAGGGTTTGCCTCTGGCAGCCTGGACAAGGATGCCTGGGCTGTGCGATACTTTGTCTCCGAGGGCTTTGAGCTCTTCTGTGCACAGTCGTTTTCCAAGAACTTTGGGCTCTACA ATGAACGGGTGGGGAACCTGACCGTGGTGGGGAAGGATGCAGACAACGTGCAGCGTGTGCTGTCTCAGATGGAGAAGATTGTGCGCACCACTTGGTCCAACCCTCCCTCCCAGGGAGCGCGTATTGTGGCAACTACACTTTCTTCCCCGCAGCTCTTTGATGAGTG gaagggcaaTGTGAAGACAATGGCAGATCGGGTCTTGCTGATGCGGTCAGAGCTCCGGTCTCGCCTGGAGGCCCTTGGGACCCCAGGCACCTGGAACCACATCACAGAGCAGATCGGCATGTTCAGCTTCACAGGGCTGAACC CTAAGCAAGTGGAGTACATGGTCAAGGAAAAACACATCTACCTGATGGCTAGTGGGCGCATCAACATGTGTGGTCTAACTACCAAGAACCTGGACTATGTGGCCAAGTCCATCCATGAAGCTGTCACAAAAATCCAATGA